In the Kribbella sp. NBC_00482 genome, one interval contains:
- the sqr gene encoding type III sulfide quinone reductase, selenoprotein subtype has translation MKRLVILGGGTAGTVVANKLRRGLALDDWRITVIDRDPDHLYQPGLLFVPFGGREDLLKPRRQLLRAGIQLLIGEIAAVDPERKSVKLIDGDVVSYDYLVIATGTSSRPDQTAGMLGAEWRHSIHDFYTYDGTFALRDALQGLTGGRLVVHVVEQPIKCPVAPLEFTFLAEAFFRRREMRDQVEIVYVTPLDGAFTKPIASRYLGRLLDERKITVETDFLVERVDADRKTLVSYDEREIGYDLLVTVPLNMGADFIGASGLGDELNYVPVDKYTLQSLAHPDIFAIGDANDLPTSKAGSVAHFSSEIFVENFFQYVEGVAMTHRFDGHANCFVETGDGKGLLIDFNYDTEPLPGRFPFGRLGPLSLLRETKANHWGKLAFRWIYWNLLVKGRWLPIPSRMSMSGKHRPDEEVRP, from the coding sequence GTGAAGCGGTTGGTAATCCTGGGCGGAGGCACCGCCGGCACGGTCGTGGCCAACAAGCTGCGCCGCGGACTGGCGCTCGACGACTGGCGGATCACGGTGATCGACCGGGACCCGGACCACCTGTACCAGCCGGGGCTGCTGTTCGTCCCCTTCGGTGGCCGGGAAGATCTGCTGAAACCCCGTCGCCAGCTGCTGCGCGCCGGGATCCAGCTGCTGATCGGTGAGATCGCGGCCGTCGACCCGGAGCGGAAGTCGGTCAAGCTAATCGACGGTGACGTGGTCAGCTACGACTACCTTGTCATCGCCACCGGCACCAGCTCGCGGCCGGACCAGACAGCAGGCATGCTCGGCGCGGAGTGGCGTCACAGCATCCACGACTTCTACACGTACGACGGTACGTTCGCACTCCGCGACGCCTTGCAGGGGCTCACCGGCGGGCGGCTCGTCGTCCACGTGGTCGAACAACCCATCAAGTGCCCGGTCGCGCCGTTGGAGTTCACCTTCCTCGCGGAGGCCTTCTTCCGTCGTCGTGAGATGCGGGATCAGGTCGAGATCGTGTACGTGACGCCGCTGGACGGTGCGTTCACCAAGCCGATCGCGTCGCGGTACCTCGGCCGGCTGCTCGACGAGCGGAAGATCACGGTCGAGACCGACTTCCTGGTCGAACGGGTCGACGCCGACCGCAAGACGCTGGTGAGCTACGACGAGCGCGAGATCGGATACGACCTGCTGGTCACGGTGCCACTCAACATGGGTGCGGACTTCATCGGCGCGTCCGGTCTGGGCGATGAGCTGAACTACGTGCCGGTCGACAAATACACGCTGCAGTCACTGGCCCATCCGGACATCTTCGCCATTGGCGACGCCAACGACCTACCGACCTCGAAGGCCGGATCCGTGGCGCATTTCTCGAGCGAGATCTTCGTCGAGAACTTCTTCCAGTACGTCGAAGGCGTCGCGATGACGCACCGCTTCGACGGGCACGCGAACTGCTTCGTGGAGACCGGTGACGGCAAGGGCCTGCTGATCGACTTCAACTACGACACCGAGCCACTACCCGGGCGATTCCCGTTCGGACGTCTAGGTCCGCTCTCCCTGCTGCGTGAGACGAAGGCTAACCACTGGGGCAAGCTCGCCTTCCGCTGGATCTACTGGAATCTGCTGGTCAAGGGTCGCTGGCTGCCGATACCGAGCCGGATGTCCATGAGCGGCAAACACCGACCGGACGAGGAGGTCCGACCATGA
- a CDS encoding DsrE/DsrF/DrsH-like family protein: MTTVDNLPLAVPNFGDEATEGRKLAIICSKGNLDMAYPGLILANAALGEGVETHLFFTFWGFDMITKSRMYDLKFTMLGNTATHMPQGLGGLPGMTAMATHQMKKQIQEIGVPDVPEFLEQIVASGGHLWACRMSADMMHLDESDLYEDVEAIISAADFIEKTEGAQLLFI; encoded by the coding sequence ATGACCACCGTTGACAATCTGCCGCTGGCCGTCCCGAACTTCGGCGACGAGGCAACCGAAGGCCGCAAACTGGCCATCATCTGCTCCAAGGGCAACCTGGACATGGCCTACCCGGGCCTGATCCTGGCCAACGCCGCCCTCGGTGAGGGCGTGGAGACGCACCTGTTCTTCACCTTCTGGGGCTTCGACATGATCACCAAGTCGCGGATGTACGACCTGAAGTTCACCATGCTCGGGAACACCGCGACACACATGCCGCAAGGCCTCGGCGGCCTACCCGGCATGACCGCGATGGCCACCCACCAGATGAAGAAGCAGATCCAGGAGATCGGCGTACCCGACGTACCGGAGTTCCTCGAACAGATCGTCGCGTCTGGCGGTCACCTCTGGGCCTGCCGCATGTCCGCCGACATGATGCACCTCGACGAGTCCGACCTGTACGAAGACGTCGAAGCCATCATCAGCGCCGCCGACTTCATCGAAAAGACCGAAGGCGCCCAACTCCTGTTCATCTGA
- a CDS encoding nitrate reductase subunit alpha yields MSTEGTGAGREVGLDGGLSDALVRTRRFFTKGKVSADLRTLTKTGGREADDFYRDRWSHDKVVRSTHGVNCTGSCSWKVYVKDGIITWETQQTDYPSVGPDSPEYEPRGCPRGAAFSWYTYSPTRIRYPYIRGVLLEMYREAKRQHGGDPVKAWAHIVDNPLRAKAYKSARGKGGLVRATWDEATEMVAAAYVHTIKKWGPDRVAGFSPIPAMSMVSHASGARFTSLIGGSMLSFYDWYADLPVASPQVFGDQTDVPESGDWWDAGYLIMWGSNVPVTRTPDAHWMTEARYRGQKVIVVSPDYADNVKFADEWLPAAPGTDGALAMAMGHVILKEFFVDRETPYFTAYTKKYTDLPYLVVLDPGDDGAPYRPGKFLTAADLPAHAGEENAHFKTVLIDSRADEVVVPNGALGHRFGEAGAGMWNLDLGEVDPRLTLLESGSESVQVELPRFDDASTSLVRGVPVRRVGDQVVATVFDLMLAQYGVGRLGLPGAWPASYDDATAPYTPAWQETVTGVPAVAAARIAREFAANAEESRGRSMILMGAGTNHWFHSDTIYRSFLALTTLTGCQGVNGGGWAHYVGQEKCRPITGWAQLAFGLDWLRPPRQMIHTAYWYLHTNQYRYDTFSADTVAASTGRGLLAGMSTADVIAKSARMGWMPSYPTFNRNPLDLADEAAEAGRPVAEHVVEQLKSGDLRFAAEDPDSPENFPRVLAIWRANLLGSSGKGNEYFLKHLLGTDNSLRASEAAEGQRPREVDWHEHAPEGKLDLLLTLDFRQTSTTIFSDVVLPAATWYEKHDLNTTDMHPFIHSFNPAIAPPWQTRTDWDAWQTIATKFSELARGNLDTRRDIVAVPLLHDTPDAMANPHGVVRDWKHGECEPIPGVTMPKLVEVERDYTAIGAQMQALGPLLDKLGTTTKGVTYDVSASIEYLRAKNGAVRGGPADGRPSLKRDVHACEAILALSGTTNGHLATQGFKTLEKRTGTRLHDLAAEHEGKQITFADTQAAPVPVITSPEWSGSEAGGRRYSPFTINVERLKPWHTLTGRQHFYLDHDWMSELGENLPVYRPPLNMAALFAEPSVGDVGGEGVTVRYLTPHNKWSIHSEYQDNLFMLSLSRGGQTIWMSDKDAAKVGVLDNDWIEAVNRNGVVVARAIVSHRMPEGTVYMHHAQDRLIDVPIAETSGKRGGIHNSLTRILVKPSHVIGGYAQLSFAFNYLGPTGNQRDEVTVIRKRSQEVTY; encoded by the coding sequence GTGAGCACTGAGGGCACGGGAGCCGGTCGCGAGGTGGGGCTTGACGGAGGCTTGAGCGACGCGCTCGTGCGGACGAGACGGTTCTTCACGAAAGGCAAGGTGTCGGCCGACCTCCGGACGCTGACGAAGACCGGTGGCCGGGAGGCGGACGACTTCTACCGGGATCGTTGGAGTCACGACAAGGTGGTGCGCTCGACGCATGGCGTGAACTGTACGGGCTCTTGTTCGTGGAAGGTTTACGTCAAGGACGGCATCATTACCTGGGAGACCCAGCAGACCGACTATCCGTCCGTCGGACCCGACAGCCCGGAGTACGAGCCGCGGGGTTGTCCACGCGGCGCGGCCTTCTCTTGGTACACCTACTCGCCGACGCGCATCCGCTATCCCTACATCCGCGGCGTCCTGCTGGAGATGTATCGCGAGGCGAAGAGGCAGCACGGCGGGGACCCGGTCAAGGCGTGGGCGCACATCGTCGACAACCCATTGCGGGCCAAGGCCTACAAGTCCGCGCGTGGCAAGGGCGGGCTGGTCCGCGCGACTTGGGACGAGGCGACCGAAATGGTCGCCGCCGCCTATGTGCACACGATCAAGAAATGGGGGCCGGATCGGGTCGCCGGCTTCTCTCCGATTCCCGCGATGTCGATGGTGTCGCACGCGTCCGGCGCTCGATTCACCTCGCTGATCGGCGGATCGATGCTGTCCTTCTACGACTGGTATGCCGATCTTCCGGTCGCGTCGCCTCAGGTCTTCGGCGATCAGACCGACGTACCGGAGTCCGGCGACTGGTGGGACGCGGGCTACCTGATCATGTGGGGCTCGAACGTTCCCGTGACGCGGACGCCGGACGCGCACTGGATGACCGAGGCGCGGTACCGCGGGCAGAAGGTGATCGTGGTCTCGCCGGATTACGCGGACAACGTGAAGTTCGCGGACGAATGGTTGCCGGCAGCACCGGGTACGGACGGGGCGCTGGCGATGGCGATGGGGCACGTCATCCTGAAGGAGTTCTTCGTCGATCGGGAGACGCCGTACTTCACCGCCTACACCAAGAAGTACACCGATCTTCCGTACCTCGTGGTGCTGGATCCCGGCGACGACGGTGCGCCGTACCGGCCGGGCAAGTTCCTGACCGCCGCGGACCTGCCCGCGCATGCGGGGGAGGAGAACGCGCACTTCAAGACCGTGCTGATCGACTCTCGAGCGGACGAGGTCGTCGTTCCGAACGGGGCGCTCGGTCACCGCTTCGGCGAGGCAGGCGCCGGGATGTGGAACCTTGATCTCGGTGAGGTCGATCCACGGTTGACCTTGCTCGAGTCGGGCAGTGAGTCGGTGCAGGTCGAGCTGCCGCGGTTCGACGACGCTTCGACGTCGCTGGTCCGCGGCGTGCCGGTTCGGCGCGTAGGTGACCAGGTGGTCGCCACGGTGTTCGACCTGATGCTGGCGCAGTACGGCGTGGGTCGGCTTGGGCTTCCCGGTGCGTGGCCTGCTTCGTACGACGATGCGACCGCGCCGTACACACCCGCGTGGCAAGAGACGGTCACGGGCGTGCCGGCGGTGGCGGCGGCCCGGATCGCGCGGGAGTTCGCGGCCAACGCGGAGGAATCGCGGGGCCGGTCGATGATCCTGATGGGCGCCGGAACGAATCACTGGTTCCACTCGGACACTATCTACCGGAGCTTCCTCGCACTGACGACGTTGACCGGGTGCCAGGGAGTCAACGGTGGCGGTTGGGCGCACTACGTCGGCCAGGAGAAGTGCCGGCCGATCACCGGCTGGGCGCAGTTGGCGTTCGGACTGGACTGGTTGCGGCCCCCGCGGCAGATGATCCACACCGCGTACTGGTACCTGCACACGAACCAGTACCGGTACGACACGTTCTCCGCCGACACTGTTGCCGCGAGCACCGGTCGTGGCCTGCTGGCCGGGATGAGTACCGCCGACGTGATTGCCAAGAGTGCGCGGATGGGCTGGATGCCGTCGTACCCGACGTTCAACCGCAACCCATTGGACCTCGCCGATGAGGCCGCGGAGGCGGGCCGGCCGGTGGCGGAGCATGTGGTTGAGCAGTTGAAGTCCGGCGACCTGCGGTTCGCCGCGGAGGATCCGGACTCGCCGGAGAACTTCCCCCGGGTCCTGGCGATCTGGCGCGCGAACCTGCTCGGGTCGTCAGGCAAGGGCAACGAGTACTTCCTCAAGCATCTCCTGGGCACCGACAACTCCCTGCGTGCCTCCGAGGCGGCCGAAGGTCAGCGTCCGCGGGAGGTTGACTGGCATGAGCACGCACCTGAGGGGAAGCTGGACCTGCTGCTGACCCTGGACTTCCGACAGACGAGTACGACGATCTTCTCCGATGTCGTGCTACCGGCCGCGACCTGGTACGAGAAGCACGATCTGAACACCACGGACATGCACCCGTTCATACACTCGTTCAACCCGGCCATCGCGCCGCCCTGGCAGACCCGCACGGACTGGGACGCCTGGCAGACGATCGCGACGAAGTTCAGCGAGCTTGCTCGGGGCAACCTGGATACCCGCCGCGACATCGTCGCCGTGCCGCTTCTGCACGACACCCCGGACGCGATGGCCAACCCGCACGGCGTCGTACGCGACTGGAAGCACGGTGAGTGCGAGCCGATTCCTGGTGTCACGATGCCGAAGCTCGTCGAGGTCGAACGTGACTACACCGCGATCGGCGCGCAGATGCAGGCCCTCGGTCCGCTGCTGGACAAGCTCGGGACCACGACGAAGGGCGTGACGTACGACGTCTCCGCCTCGATCGAGTATCTCCGGGCCAAGAACGGCGCTGTCCGCGGCGGTCCTGCAGATGGTCGGCCGTCACTCAAGCGGGACGTCCACGCCTGTGAGGCCATCCTGGCGCTGTCCGGCACGACGAACGGGCACCTCGCGACGCAAGGATTCAAGACCCTGGAGAAGCGGACGGGGACACGACTGCACGATCTGGCGGCCGAGCACGAGGGCAAGCAGATCACGTTCGCCGACACCCAGGCGGCGCCTGTCCCGGTGATCACGTCACCGGAGTGGTCGGGCTCGGAGGCCGGCGGGCGCCGGTACTCGCCGTTCACGATCAACGTCGAGCGGCTGAAGCCCTGGCACACACTGACGGGTCGGCAACACTTCTACCTCGACCACGACTGGATGAGCGAGCTCGGCGAGAACCTCCCTGTCTACCGGCCGCCGCTGAACATGGCGGCGCTGTTCGCGGAGCCATCAGTGGGCGACGTGGGTGGTGAGGGGGTGACGGTTCGCTACCTGACCCCGCACAACAAGTGGTCGATCCACTCGGAGTACCAGGACAACCTGTTCATGCTTTCGCTGTCGCGCGGCGGGCAGACGATCTGGATGAGCGACAAGGACGCCGCCAAGGTCGGTGTCCTGGACAACGACTGGATCGAGGCGGTCAACCGCAACGGAGTCGTGGTCGCCCGCGCGATCGTGTCCCACCGGATGCCCGAGGGCACGGTCTACATGCATCACGCGCAGGACCGGTTGATCGACGTACCGATCGCGGAGACCTCCGGCAAACGCGGCGGTATCCACAACTCGCTGACCAGGATCCTGGTCAAGCCCAGTCACGTCATCGGGGGCTACGCGCAGCTGTCTTTCGCCTTCAACTATCTCGGGCCGACCGGCAATCAGCGGGACGAGGTCACAGTGATCCGCAAGCGCAGCCAGGAGGTGACGTACTGA
- a CDS encoding TusE/DsrC/DsvC family sulfur relay protein, producing MTTVHTDSEGFLTMYDEWSEELAVQLASRIGIELTDEHWKAIRFLREDYPTHGETATLRRVSTLAGIPVKQLFALFPSKPAKKMAYVAGLPKPRGCV from the coding sequence ATGACGACTGTTCACACTGACTCTGAGGGTTTCCTGACCATGTACGACGAATGGTCCGAGGAACTCGCCGTACAGCTCGCGTCCCGGATCGGGATCGAGCTCACCGACGAGCACTGGAAGGCGATCCGGTTCCTGCGCGAGGACTACCCGACGCACGGCGAGACCGCCACACTGCGCCGGGTGTCGACGCTGGCCGGCATCCCCGTCAAGCAGTTGTTCGCCCTGTTCCCCAGTAAGCCGGCCAAGAAGATGGCGTACGTCGCCGGCCTGCCGAAACCCCGCGGTTGCGTGTGA
- a CDS encoding Hsp20/alpha crystallin family protein: MVTTLQHRDSRRQFADLFDWAEGLPNLFTLPATMRGVRIEEFTDDDKYVVRAELPGLDPEKDIKVEVANGMLAISATRQQEEHDAARSEFHYGTLTRRVLLPDGADEQAVVAKYTAGILEVTVPISAKPAEARAITIEHTD, from the coding sequence ATGGTGACGACACTTCAGCACCGGGACAGCCGGCGGCAGTTCGCGGATCTGTTCGACTGGGCCGAGGGCCTGCCGAATCTGTTCACGTTGCCGGCCACGATGCGCGGCGTCCGGATCGAGGAGTTCACCGACGACGACAAGTACGTCGTGCGTGCGGAACTGCCCGGTCTGGATCCGGAGAAGGACATCAAGGTCGAGGTCGCGAACGGGATGCTGGCCATCTCCGCGACTCGTCAGCAGGAGGAGCACGACGCAGCCCGGTCCGAGTTCCACTACGGCACGCTCACCCGCCGGGTGCTGCTGCCGGACGGAGCCGACGAGCAGGCGGTCGTCGCGAAGTACACGGCCGGGATCCTCGAGGTGACCGTGCCGATCTCGGCGAAACCCGCCGAGGCGCGCGCGATCACGATCGAGCACACCGACTGA
- a CDS encoding MFS transporter — protein MTDHAERRTGDVVGSPWLMLVLATVGFAVNFWAWALISPLGPLFRQNGALGALTESDVALLVAVPVVVGSLGRIVVGALTDKLGGRVMFPIVSAVTIVPILFIAFVALDSYALLLVGGFFLGVAGTTFAVGVPFVNAWFPPERRGLAVGIFGAGMGGTAISALTTVKLYDGLGAKTPFLITAAALAVYAVVAWMFLRDAPGRTAPSTSLARRLVANAKLPITWQACVLYAVAFGGYVAFSVYLPAYLKTDYDLTPADAANRMAGFVAVAVIMRPLGGWLSDRLGPVPVLAVGYAVVVAGAGVAATHPLLEHVGTIAFLGMAAALGSGSGATFALIAEVTEPSRVGGVTGLVGAAGGLGGFVPPLVMGYVYGRTESYAIGLWLLAATAALTLVLTLTLVRATERAHRMSSPGDEEVSKSVS, from the coding sequence ATGACAGATCATGCGGAGCGGCGTACCGGGGACGTAGTGGGTTCGCCGTGGCTGATGCTGGTGCTGGCTACGGTTGGTTTCGCGGTCAACTTCTGGGCTTGGGCGTTGATCAGCCCGCTCGGTCCGTTGTTTCGGCAGAATGGGGCGCTGGGGGCGCTGACTGAGTCGGATGTCGCGCTGCTGGTCGCGGTCCCGGTGGTTGTCGGGTCGCTCGGTCGCATCGTGGTCGGTGCGCTGACCGACAAGCTGGGTGGCCGGGTGATGTTCCCGATCGTGTCCGCGGTGACGATCGTCCCGATCCTGTTCATCGCGTTCGTCGCGCTCGACTCCTATGCGTTGCTGCTGGTCGGAGGGTTCTTCCTCGGTGTCGCGGGGACGACGTTCGCGGTCGGGGTGCCGTTCGTGAATGCTTGGTTCCCGCCCGAGCGGAGGGGTCTCGCGGTGGGGATCTTCGGCGCCGGCATGGGTGGTACGGCGATCAGCGCGCTGACGACCGTGAAGCTGTACGACGGTCTAGGGGCCAAGACGCCGTTCTTGATCACCGCAGCCGCCCTCGCCGTGTACGCCGTCGTCGCCTGGATGTTCCTCCGGGACGCTCCTGGACGCACAGCACCATCAACCTCGCTGGCACGGCGCCTCGTGGCCAACGCGAAGCTTCCGATCACCTGGCAGGCCTGCGTCCTGTACGCGGTGGCTTTCGGCGGGTACGTCGCCTTCTCGGTTTATCTCCCGGCCTACCTGAAGACGGACTACGACCTCACGCCGGCCGACGCAGCGAACCGGATGGCGGGCTTCGTCGCGGTCGCGGTCATCATGCGCCCACTTGGTGGGTGGCTGTCGGACCGGTTGGGGCCGGTTCCGGTGCTGGCTGTCGGGTACGCCGTGGTGGTCGCCGGAGCGGGGGTCGCTGCGACTCATCCGCTGCTCGAGCATGTCGGCACGATTGCGTTTCTCGGAATGGCCGCCGCCCTCGGCTCGGGTAGCGGCGCGACTTTTGCGCTGATCGCCGAGGTCACGGAACCGTCGCGAGTGGGCGGGGTGACCGGTTTGGTCGGTGCGGCCGGCGGACTCGGTGGGTTCGTACCGCCGCTGGTGATGGGTTATGTGTACGGCCGGACGGAGTCCTACGCGATCGGCCTGTGGCTGCTGGCGGCGACGGCGGCTCTGACTCTCGTCCTGACTCTGACTCTGGTACGGGCGACGGAGCGCGCGCATCGGATGTCGTCACCCGGCGACGAAGAGGTTTCCAAGAGCGTTTCCTGA